A window of the Vibrio fluvialis genome harbors these coding sequences:
- the fliH gene encoding flagellar assembly protein FliH — MSAEKIMRLPTGSYRLHRFPPLAQPVKAPDDRLLDDEWQDTQVDIQQQLEAGFQQGLQQGYDEGLRQGLEQGKQQGIIDGQKEGFQKGFVSGEQSGKQHFLEAAKPVNELYQTLSRWQAEREQQQRHIICELVQKVAQQVIRAELTLMPQQILSLVGETLDAMPGKAESVTVHLNPQDLDRIRDINADLPKNWKLVANKELPVGGCHLVTDDAEADASCDSRLQACMDNVKQHLLDEVTAGQEVADE; from the coding sequence ATGTCAGCAGAAAAAATTATGCGTCTGCCTACGGGCAGTTATCGTCTGCACCGTTTCCCGCCACTGGCTCAGCCAGTGAAGGCGCCGGACGATCGGTTGCTCGATGACGAGTGGCAGGACACGCAGGTGGATATTCAGCAGCAGCTCGAAGCAGGTTTTCAGCAAGGGTTGCAGCAGGGCTATGACGAAGGTTTGCGTCAGGGGCTGGAACAGGGCAAGCAACAAGGCATTATTGACGGCCAGAAAGAGGGTTTTCAGAAAGGCTTTGTCTCCGGTGAACAGTCCGGTAAGCAGCACTTTTTGGAAGCCGCCAAGCCGGTCAACGAACTGTATCAAACCCTGTCGCGCTGGCAGGCGGAACGCGAGCAGCAGCAGCGTCACATCATTTGTGAGCTGGTGCAGAAAGTCGCACAGCAGGTCATTCGCGCCGAACTGACGCTGATGCCACAGCAGATTTTGTCGCTGGTGGGTGAAACTCTCGATGCGATGCCGGGCAAAGCGGAAAGTGTGACTGTGCATCTGAATCCGCAGGATCTGGACCGCATTCGCGACATCAATGCCGATCTGCCGAAGAACTGGAAACTGGTGGCGAACAAAGAGCTGCCCGTGGGTGGTTGCCATCTGGTCACGGACGATGCCGAAGCCGATGCCAGCTGTGACTCACGCCTGCAAGCGTGCATGGACAATGTGAAACAGCATCTGCTGGATGAAGTCACCGCAGGGCAAGAGGTGGCGGATGAGTAA
- a CDS encoding flagellar motor switch protein FliG: MNTAQSTQNQELNHVEQTALVLLGMGEDAAAKVLRHFSRDETQRVTKAMARLSGIKSDNAKNIIQQFFDDFRQHSGIRGASKEYLSNTLRKALGNDLAKGLLNNLYGDEIRNNMQRLQWVDAEMLARFISNEHPQMQAIFLAYLPPDSSSAVLKCLPQDYHDELLYRIARLQDIDHQVANDLNELIERCIEQVSVTQSAPLSGVKQVADIINRFEGDRATLMEMLKLHDEDVVSEIEQNMFDFMVLGRQREETMDRLVQQVPMELWGIALKGAEITLQQAIKRSMPQRMVKALEDDMQVRGAVALSRVERARQDIMQIVRELSEAGEIELLLYQEPTVE, from the coding sequence ATGAACACAGCACAGTCAACGCAGAACCAAGAGCTTAATCATGTCGAGCAGACCGCACTGGTTCTGCTCGGAATGGGCGAAGATGCCGCGGCGAAAGTGCTGCGCCATTTCAGCCGCGATGAAACGCAGCGCGTGACCAAAGCGATGGCGCGCCTCAGCGGTATTAAAAGCGACAACGCGAAAAACATCATTCAGCAGTTCTTTGATGATTTTCGTCAGCACAGTGGCATTCGTGGCGCGTCAAAAGAATACTTGTCCAACACGCTGCGCAAAGCGCTGGGCAATGACCTGGCCAAAGGCCTGCTCAACAATCTGTATGGCGATGAGATTCGCAACAACATGCAGCGTCTGCAATGGGTGGACGCGGAAATGCTGGCGCGTTTTATCAGCAACGAACACCCGCAGATGCAGGCGATTTTCCTCGCCTATCTGCCGCCGGACAGCTCTTCAGCGGTGCTGAAATGCCTGCCGCAGGATTATCACGATGAGCTGCTGTACCGCATCGCGCGTCTGCAGGACATCGACCATCAGGTCGCGAATGATCTCAATGAGCTGATTGAACGTTGCATCGAACAGGTCTCGGTGACGCAAAGCGCGCCGCTGTCCGGCGTGAAGCAGGTCGCGGATATCATTAACCGCTTTGAAGGCGATCGCGCCACACTGATGGAAATGCTCAAACTGCATGATGAAGATGTGGTGAGTGAAATCGAACAGAACATGTTTGACTTTATGGTGCTCGGCCGTCAGCGCGAAGAGACCATGGACCGTCTGGTACAACAGGTACCGATGGAGCTGTGGGGCATTGCGCTCAAGGGAGCGGAGATCACGTTGCAACAGGCGATCAAACGCTCGATGCCGCAACGTATGGTCAAGGCGCTGGAAGACGATATGCAGGTGCGTGGTGCGGTGGCCCTCAGCCGGGTTGAGCGCGCGCGTCAGGACATCATGCAGATTGTGCGTGAACTGAGTGAAGCAGGCGAAATCGAACTGCTGCTTTATCAGGAACCGACGGTGGAGTAA